One stretch of Strix uralensis isolate ZFMK-TIS-50842 chromosome 17, bStrUra1, whole genome shotgun sequence DNA includes these proteins:
- the GOLGA3 gene encoding golgin subfamily A member 3 isoform X2 encodes MDSSSVQQDVHLEDRSSNGAPSSSEELLDCQAKSDLPVTTDEINTTSININEVPNEEGSLEINSKADVCQNGPASLFSDSPVSFDPTSSVQSQESSPGSAESSLPLEKEEQIRLQARRRLEEQLKQYRVKRHQERSNQSTSKNRPSSTLDPELMLNPEILPRASTVAMTKEYSFLRTSVPRGPKLGSLGLPSSSKERRSSKAKPSKIRSLADYRTEDSDARNAAGNFVATDLSGGTLKESRSGPTSVVSEISLPSDTDDRIENSSLAGDSVSEIDGSEVGMRLDGNESDSSTYSSVSGKGLYNSLQNAEGKQGIPYTINGQKIHPDAMGQFPSISEVLQAAAVEHQAQEQEVNGEVRSRRDSISSSVSMESSIAGTHDEMLQVLKEKMRLEGQLEALSLEANQALKEKTELQAQLAALNMKLQAQVEHSQNSQQKQESLSSEVATLKQSCWDLERAMADLQNALEAKNASLASSNNDLQLAEEQYQRLLMKVEDMQKNVLTRDSTVHDLRQQLASLQNQLQKVQLERTTLTNKLKASETEITSLQNVRQWYQQQLVLAQEARVRLQSEMANIQAGQMTQAGMLEHLKLENVALSQQLTETQHRSIKEKERIAAQLQNIEADMLDQEAAFMQIQEAKTMVEEDLQRKLEEFEDEKEQLQKMADSAVTLEQELEQVKLTLHQRDLQLESLQQEHLDLMKQFTLTQETLHTKEQSLDDLQTQYDELKARLEEFQSDATSKDDTIQYLQNEKIVLEVALQAAKASKEQLDEGAMRLGEDTEVASEMLEQLRQEMAIKSSQVENLQQENASLKKQVQKVKEQFLQQKVMVEAYRRDASSKDQLISELKATKKRLDSEVKELKRELLKIQVEKQSLESEHSKLQKEVSQVHQQMVEIENHLQSVQKERDDMETRLQSLQFDKEQMASLAEANQSLKQQVEQMQEEAKKAITEQKQKMKRLGSDLTSAQKEMKAKHKAYENAVSILSRRLQESLAAKESAEADLSKLKAQITDGGNNQIAQERIQALETELQAVSSSKLMLEKELQEVISLTSQELEEYREKVLELEDELQESRGFRRKIKRLEEINKKLALELEHERGKLTGLSQSNAALREHNNILETALAKREADLVQLNLQVQAVLKRKEEEDQQMQQLIQALKASLEKEKSKVKDLKKQEAAAKADAAHNRRHYRAAVLELSEIKKELHAKELLVQALQVEVDKLQVEDEKHSQEVSQFQQELAEARSQLQLLQKKLDDKLSEQPVVSQEVEDLKWEVEQKEREIETLKQQLDMSEQRSHKELEGVQVVLQNIKTELEMVREDLSMTQKDKFMLQAKVTELKNSMKSLLQQNQQLKLDLKHGKMKKRKELKGENNSSNPVTPVKIPDCPVPAALLEELLKPSTAVSKEPLKNLNSCLRQLKQEMDSLQRQMEEHTITVHESMSSWTQIEGQLMDLNPTSPATASDQQEIATVDEKKQNCSVSDKEALTL; translated from the exons ATGGACTCCTCATCAGTCCAGCAGGATGTTCACTTGGAGGACAGAAGCAGTAATGGGGCCCCTAGCAGCTCTGAAGAACTTTTGGATTGTCAAGCCAAGTCAGATTTGCCAGTTACAACAGATGAAATTAACA CTACCAGTATTAACATCAACGAAGTGCCAAATGAAGAGGGAAGTCTGGAGATAAACAGCAAAGCGGACGTCTGCCAGAATGGGCCAGCGTCACTCTTCTCCGACTCTCCTGTATCTTTTGACCCCACCAGCAGTGTGCAGAGTCAAGAGTCGTCCCCAG GCTCAGCAGAGTCTTCACTCCCACTGGAGAAAGAGGAACAAATAAGACTTCAAGCAAGAAGACGGCTAGAAGAACAGCTCAAACAATACAGAGTGAAGAGACATCAGGAAAGA TCGAATCAGTCTACATCCAAAAACCGGCCCTCCAGCACCCTAGATCCTGAGCTGATGTTAAATCCAGAAATCTTGCCAAGAGCTAGCACTGTAGCAATGACAAAAGAATACTCCTTTTTGCGGACCAGTGTCCCCAGGGGGCCAAAACTGGGTAGCTTGGGACTTCCATCGTCCTCAAAAGAGAGAAGAAGTTCAAAAGCTAAGCCCAGTAAGATCCGGTCCTTGGCTGACTACAGAACTGAAGATTCAGACGCCAGAAACGCTGCTGGGAATTTTGTGGCTACTGATTTATCTGGTGGGActctgaaggaaagcagaagcGGTCCAACGTCAGTTGTTTCTGAGATTAGTCTACCCTCTGACACAGATGATCGAATAGAGAATTCCTCCTTGGCGGGAGATAGCGTTTCAGAGATTGATGGGAGTGAAGTGGGAATGAGGCTGGATGGAAATGAGAGTGACAGCTCTACCTACAGCAGCGTGTCAGGGAAAGGGCTCTATAACAGTTTACAGAATGCAGAAGGCAAACAGGGTATTCCATATACAATAAATGGTCAGAAGATACATCCTGATGCAATGGGACAATTTCCTTCCATCAGTGAGGTGCTACAGGCTGCGGCAGTGGAGCATCAAGCCCAAGAGCAAGAAGTTAATGGGGAGGTACGGAGTAGAAGAGACAGTATTTCTAGCAG TGTTTCTATGGAAAGCTCTATCGCAGGAACTCATGACGAAATGTTGCAGGTTCTGAAGGAGAAGATGAGACTAGAAGGGCAACTAGAAGCACTCTCACTAGAAGCTAATCAG GCTCTCAAAGAGAAGACTGAGCTACAAGCCCAACTTGCAGCTTTGAACATGAAGCTTCAGGCACAGGTGGAGCACAGCCAAAACAGCCAGCAGAAGCAGGAATCTTTGAGCTCAGAAGTGGCCACATTAAAGCAGTCTTGCTGGGATCTGGAACGAGCGATGGCTGACCTGCAAAATGCCTTGGAAGCAAAGAACGCTAGTTTGGCTTCTTCAAATAATGATTTGCAGTTAGCAGAGGAGCAGTACCAAAGACTCCTGATGAAGGTTGAAGATATGCAAAAAAATGTTCTCACCAGAGACAGCACAG ttcaTGATCTGCGACAGCAGTTGGCTTCCTTACAGAACCAGCTTCAGAAGGTGCAGTTGGAACGGACCACACTGACCAATAAGCTAAAGGCATCTGAAACAGAAATCACATCGCTCCAAAATGTGCGGCAGTGGTACCAGCAGCAGCTTGTACTAGCACAGGAGGCCCGTGTCAGGCTGCAGAGTGAGATGGCCAATATACAG gCCGGGCAAATGACTCAAGCAGGTATGTTGGAACATCTCAAACTAGAGAATGTGGCACTGTCTCAGCAGCTGACTGAAACCCAGCACAGATCCATTAAAGAAAAGGAACGTATTGCAGCACAGCTGCAAAATATTGAG GCTGACATGTTAGATCAAGAAGCTGCCTTCATGCAGATCCAGGAGGCTAAAACCATGGTGGAAGAAGACTTGCAGAGAAAACTAGAGGAGTTTGAGGATGAGAaagaacagcttcagaaaatggCTGATTCTGCGGTAACACTGGAGCAAGAATTGGAACAG GTCAAGTTGACTTTGCATCAGCGAGATCTGCAGCTTGAATCTTTACAGCAAGAACACCTAGACTTAATGAAGCAATTCACTCTGACCCAAGAGACGTTGCACACCAAAGAGCAGTCCCTGGATGACCTGCAAACACAGTATGATGAACTGAAGGCCAGATTAGAAGAGTTCCAAAGTGATGCTACTTCTAAAGATGACACAATCCAGTATTTGCAGAATGAGAAGATTGTCTTGGAAGTAGCTCTGCAGGCGGCAAAAGCAAGCAAGGAGCAACTTGACGAAGGAGCAATGCGCCTTGGAGAAGATACAGAAGTAGCATCAGAAATGTTGGAACAACTGAGGCAAGAAATGGCAATCAAGTCAAGCCAG GTAGAAAATCTGCAACAAGAAAATGCCAGCCTTAAAAAACAGGTTCAAAAAGTGAAGGAACAGTTCTTGCAGCAGAAG GTAATGGTGGAAGCTTATCGAAGAGATGCAAGTTCTAAGGACCAGCTGATTAGCGAACTAAAAGCTACAAAGAAGCGGCTGGACTCAGAAGTGAAAGAGTTAAAACGAGAGCTACTGAAAATTCAAGTTGAAAAACAGTCACTCGAATCTGAACATTCAAAATTACAGAAGGAAGTATCTCAGGTTCACCAGCAAATGGTGGAAATAGAAAATCATCTTCAGTCAGTGCAGAAAGAACGAGATGATATGGAAACACGCCTACAG TCTTTGCAGTTCGATAAGGAACAAATGGCATCTCTTGCTGAGGCAAATCAGTCATTAAAACAACAAGTAGAACAAATGCAAGAAGAAGCAAAAAA GGCTATTactgagcagaaacagaaaatgaagcgTCTAGGGTCAGATCTGACAAGCGCTCAGAAAGAGATGAAAGCAAAACATAAAGCCTATGAGAATGCAGTCAGCATTCTTAGTCGTCGGCTACAGGAATCTCTTGCTGCAAAGGAATCTGCTGAAGCAGACTTGAGCAAACTAAAAGCGCAAATCACCGATGGTGGAAACAACCAGATTGCTCAA GAAAGGATTCAAGCTCTGGAGACAGAATTGCAAGCTGTTAGCAGCAGTAAGTTGATGCTGGAAAAAGAGTTGCAAGAAGTGATTTCACTTACCAGCCAGGAGCTTGAAGAATACAGAGAGAAAGTGCTGGAACTTGAGGATGAG CTTCAGGAATCTAGAGGCTTCAGGAGGAAGATAAAACGTTTAGAAGAAATTAATAAGAAGTTGGCCTTAGAACTGGAGCATGAACGTGGAAAACTTACAGGTCTGAGTCAGTCCAATGCTGCTTTGCGGGAGCATAACAATATCCTTGAAACAGCATTAGCGAAAAGAGAGGCAGACTTGGTACAACTGAATCTACAG GTTCAGGCAGTCCTAAAGcggaaagaggaagaggatcaGCAAATGCAGCAGCTTATTCAAGCTTTAAAGGCTTCcttagagaaagaaaagtcaaaagTTAAAGACCTTAAGAAGCAG gaaGCAGCAGCCAAAGCAGATGCAGCACATAACCGCCGTCATTACAGAGCTGCTGTGCTTGAGCTTAGTGAAATCAAGAAAGAGCTACATGCCAAAGAACTGCTTGTCCAAGCCCTTCAGGTTGAAGTGGACAAGCTACA GGTAGAAGATGAAAAACATTCCCAGGAGGTATCACAGTTTCAGCAAGAGCTGGCAGAAGCCAGGTCTCAACTCCAACTTCTGCAGAAAAAGCTGGATGACAAGCTTAGTGAACAGCCTGTAGTAAGCCAAGAG GTGGAAGACCTCAAGTGGGAAgtagaacaaaaagaaagagaaattgaaaCACTTAAGCAGCAGTTGGATATGAGCGAACAGCGCAGCCACAAGGAGTTAGAAGGGGTACAAGTTGTCTTGCAG AATATCAAGACTGAGTTGGAAATGGTGAGGGAAGACCTGTCAATGACTCAGAAGGATAAGTTTATGCTCCAGGCTAAAGTAACTGAACTGAAGAACAGCATGAAGTCACTCCTGCAGCAGAACCAGCAACTGAAGCTGGACCTGAAGCATGGCAAGATGAAGAAG AGGAAGGAACTGAAAGGAGAGAATAACTCTTCAAATCCTGTGACTCCAGTCAAGATTCCTGATTGTCCAGTGCCTGCTGCCTTGCTGGAGGAACTGTTGAAACCATCAACAGCTGTGAGCAAGGAGCCTTTAAAAAATCTGAACAGCTGTCTCCGGCAATTAAA GCAAGAAATGGACAGCCTTCAGCGTCAGATGGAGGAACACACCATTACAGTACATGAATCAATGTCTTCGTGGACTCAGATTGAGGGGCAGCTAATGGACCTTAACCCTACCAGCCCTGCAACTGCATCAGACCAGCAGGAGATTGCTACTGTAgatgaaaagaagcagaattGTAGTGTTAGTGACAAGGAAGCTTTGACACTATAA
- the GOLGA3 gene encoding golgin subfamily A member 3 isoform X1 yields the protein MDSSSVQQDVHLEDRSSNGAPSSSEELLDCQAKSDLPVTTDEINTTSININEVPNEEGSLEINSKADVCQNGPASLFSDSPVSFDPTSSVQSQESSPGVTGFHDSLRKSQGTSAEGIVLRKEALQSLKLSLPMQETELCSAESSLPLEKEEQIRLQARRRLEEQLKQYRVKRHQERSNQSTSKNRPSSTLDPELMLNPEILPRASTVAMTKEYSFLRTSVPRGPKLGSLGLPSSSKERRSSKAKPSKIRSLADYRTEDSDARNAAGNFVATDLSGGTLKESRSGPTSVVSEISLPSDTDDRIENSSLAGDSVSEIDGSEVGMRLDGNESDSSTYSSVSGKGLYNSLQNAEGKQGIPYTINGQKIHPDAMGQFPSISEVLQAAAVEHQAQEQEVNGEVRSRRDSISSSVSMESSIAGTHDEMLQVLKEKMRLEGQLEALSLEANQALKEKTELQAQLAALNMKLQAQVEHSQNSQQKQESLSSEVATLKQSCWDLERAMADLQNALEAKNASLASSNNDLQLAEEQYQRLLMKVEDMQKNVLTRDSTVHDLRQQLASLQNQLQKVQLERTTLTNKLKASETEITSLQNVRQWYQQQLVLAQEARVRLQSEMANIQAGQMTQAGMLEHLKLENVALSQQLTETQHRSIKEKERIAAQLQNIEADMLDQEAAFMQIQEAKTMVEEDLQRKLEEFEDEKEQLQKMADSAVTLEQELEQVKLTLHQRDLQLESLQQEHLDLMKQFTLTQETLHTKEQSLDDLQTQYDELKARLEEFQSDATSKDDTIQYLQNEKIVLEVALQAAKASKEQLDEGAMRLGEDTEVASEMLEQLRQEMAIKSSQVENLQQENASLKKQVQKVKEQFLQQKVMVEAYRRDASSKDQLISELKATKKRLDSEVKELKRELLKIQVEKQSLESEHSKLQKEVSQVHQQMVEIENHLQSVQKERDDMETRLQSLQFDKEQMASLAEANQSLKQQVEQMQEEAKKAITEQKQKMKRLGSDLTSAQKEMKAKHKAYENAVSILSRRLQESLAAKESAEADLSKLKAQITDGGNNQIAQERIQALETELQAVSSSKLMLEKELQEVISLTSQELEEYREKVLELEDELQESRGFRRKIKRLEEINKKLALELEHERGKLTGLSQSNAALREHNNILETALAKREADLVQLNLQVQAVLKRKEEEDQQMQQLIQALKASLEKEKSKVKDLKKQEAAAKADAAHNRRHYRAAVLELSEIKKELHAKELLVQALQVEVDKLQVEDEKHSQEVSQFQQELAEARSQLQLLQKKLDDKLSEQPVVSQEVEDLKWEVEQKEREIETLKQQLDMSEQRSHKELEGVQVVLQNIKTELEMVREDLSMTQKDKFMLQAKVTELKNSMKSLLQQNQQLKLDLKHGKMKKRKELKGENNSSNPVTPVKIPDCPVPAALLEELLKPSTAVSKEPLKNLNSCLRQLKQEMDSLQRQMEEHTITVHESMSSWTQIEGQLMDLNPTSPATASDQQEIATVDEKKQNCSVSDKEALTL from the exons ATGGACTCCTCATCAGTCCAGCAGGATGTTCACTTGGAGGACAGAAGCAGTAATGGGGCCCCTAGCAGCTCTGAAGAACTTTTGGATTGTCAAGCCAAGTCAGATTTGCCAGTTACAACAGATGAAATTAACA CTACCAGTATTAACATCAACGAAGTGCCAAATGAAGAGGGAAGTCTGGAGATAAACAGCAAAGCGGACGTCTGCCAGAATGGGCCAGCGTCACTCTTCTCCGACTCTCCTGTATCTTTTGACCCCACCAGCAGTGTGCAGAGTCAAGAGTCGTCCCCAGGTGTGACTGGTTTCCATGACAGCCTAAGGAAGTCTCAGGGAACTAGTGCTGAGGGCATAGTTCTTAGAAAAGAAGCTTTGCAGTCTCTCAAACTAAGTCTTCCCATGCAAGAAACTGAATTGT GCTCAGCAGAGTCTTCACTCCCACTGGAGAAAGAGGAACAAATAAGACTTCAAGCAAGAAGACGGCTAGAAGAACAGCTCAAACAATACAGAGTGAAGAGACATCAGGAAAGA TCGAATCAGTCTACATCCAAAAACCGGCCCTCCAGCACCCTAGATCCTGAGCTGATGTTAAATCCAGAAATCTTGCCAAGAGCTAGCACTGTAGCAATGACAAAAGAATACTCCTTTTTGCGGACCAGTGTCCCCAGGGGGCCAAAACTGGGTAGCTTGGGACTTCCATCGTCCTCAAAAGAGAGAAGAAGTTCAAAAGCTAAGCCCAGTAAGATCCGGTCCTTGGCTGACTACAGAACTGAAGATTCAGACGCCAGAAACGCTGCTGGGAATTTTGTGGCTACTGATTTATCTGGTGGGActctgaaggaaagcagaagcGGTCCAACGTCAGTTGTTTCTGAGATTAGTCTACCCTCTGACACAGATGATCGAATAGAGAATTCCTCCTTGGCGGGAGATAGCGTTTCAGAGATTGATGGGAGTGAAGTGGGAATGAGGCTGGATGGAAATGAGAGTGACAGCTCTACCTACAGCAGCGTGTCAGGGAAAGGGCTCTATAACAGTTTACAGAATGCAGAAGGCAAACAGGGTATTCCATATACAATAAATGGTCAGAAGATACATCCTGATGCAATGGGACAATTTCCTTCCATCAGTGAGGTGCTACAGGCTGCGGCAGTGGAGCATCAAGCCCAAGAGCAAGAAGTTAATGGGGAGGTACGGAGTAGAAGAGACAGTATTTCTAGCAG TGTTTCTATGGAAAGCTCTATCGCAGGAACTCATGACGAAATGTTGCAGGTTCTGAAGGAGAAGATGAGACTAGAAGGGCAACTAGAAGCACTCTCACTAGAAGCTAATCAG GCTCTCAAAGAGAAGACTGAGCTACAAGCCCAACTTGCAGCTTTGAACATGAAGCTTCAGGCACAGGTGGAGCACAGCCAAAACAGCCAGCAGAAGCAGGAATCTTTGAGCTCAGAAGTGGCCACATTAAAGCAGTCTTGCTGGGATCTGGAACGAGCGATGGCTGACCTGCAAAATGCCTTGGAAGCAAAGAACGCTAGTTTGGCTTCTTCAAATAATGATTTGCAGTTAGCAGAGGAGCAGTACCAAAGACTCCTGATGAAGGTTGAAGATATGCAAAAAAATGTTCTCACCAGAGACAGCACAG ttcaTGATCTGCGACAGCAGTTGGCTTCCTTACAGAACCAGCTTCAGAAGGTGCAGTTGGAACGGACCACACTGACCAATAAGCTAAAGGCATCTGAAACAGAAATCACATCGCTCCAAAATGTGCGGCAGTGGTACCAGCAGCAGCTTGTACTAGCACAGGAGGCCCGTGTCAGGCTGCAGAGTGAGATGGCCAATATACAG gCCGGGCAAATGACTCAAGCAGGTATGTTGGAACATCTCAAACTAGAGAATGTGGCACTGTCTCAGCAGCTGACTGAAACCCAGCACAGATCCATTAAAGAAAAGGAACGTATTGCAGCACAGCTGCAAAATATTGAG GCTGACATGTTAGATCAAGAAGCTGCCTTCATGCAGATCCAGGAGGCTAAAACCATGGTGGAAGAAGACTTGCAGAGAAAACTAGAGGAGTTTGAGGATGAGAaagaacagcttcagaaaatggCTGATTCTGCGGTAACACTGGAGCAAGAATTGGAACAG GTCAAGTTGACTTTGCATCAGCGAGATCTGCAGCTTGAATCTTTACAGCAAGAACACCTAGACTTAATGAAGCAATTCACTCTGACCCAAGAGACGTTGCACACCAAAGAGCAGTCCCTGGATGACCTGCAAACACAGTATGATGAACTGAAGGCCAGATTAGAAGAGTTCCAAAGTGATGCTACTTCTAAAGATGACACAATCCAGTATTTGCAGAATGAGAAGATTGTCTTGGAAGTAGCTCTGCAGGCGGCAAAAGCAAGCAAGGAGCAACTTGACGAAGGAGCAATGCGCCTTGGAGAAGATACAGAAGTAGCATCAGAAATGTTGGAACAACTGAGGCAAGAAATGGCAATCAAGTCAAGCCAG GTAGAAAATCTGCAACAAGAAAATGCCAGCCTTAAAAAACAGGTTCAAAAAGTGAAGGAACAGTTCTTGCAGCAGAAG GTAATGGTGGAAGCTTATCGAAGAGATGCAAGTTCTAAGGACCAGCTGATTAGCGAACTAAAAGCTACAAAGAAGCGGCTGGACTCAGAAGTGAAAGAGTTAAAACGAGAGCTACTGAAAATTCAAGTTGAAAAACAGTCACTCGAATCTGAACATTCAAAATTACAGAAGGAAGTATCTCAGGTTCACCAGCAAATGGTGGAAATAGAAAATCATCTTCAGTCAGTGCAGAAAGAACGAGATGATATGGAAACACGCCTACAG TCTTTGCAGTTCGATAAGGAACAAATGGCATCTCTTGCTGAGGCAAATCAGTCATTAAAACAACAAGTAGAACAAATGCAAGAAGAAGCAAAAAA GGCTATTactgagcagaaacagaaaatgaagcgTCTAGGGTCAGATCTGACAAGCGCTCAGAAAGAGATGAAAGCAAAACATAAAGCCTATGAGAATGCAGTCAGCATTCTTAGTCGTCGGCTACAGGAATCTCTTGCTGCAAAGGAATCTGCTGAAGCAGACTTGAGCAAACTAAAAGCGCAAATCACCGATGGTGGAAACAACCAGATTGCTCAA GAAAGGATTCAAGCTCTGGAGACAGAATTGCAAGCTGTTAGCAGCAGTAAGTTGATGCTGGAAAAAGAGTTGCAAGAAGTGATTTCACTTACCAGCCAGGAGCTTGAAGAATACAGAGAGAAAGTGCTGGAACTTGAGGATGAG CTTCAGGAATCTAGAGGCTTCAGGAGGAAGATAAAACGTTTAGAAGAAATTAATAAGAAGTTGGCCTTAGAACTGGAGCATGAACGTGGAAAACTTACAGGTCTGAGTCAGTCCAATGCTGCTTTGCGGGAGCATAACAATATCCTTGAAACAGCATTAGCGAAAAGAGAGGCAGACTTGGTACAACTGAATCTACAG GTTCAGGCAGTCCTAAAGcggaaagaggaagaggatcaGCAAATGCAGCAGCTTATTCAAGCTTTAAAGGCTTCcttagagaaagaaaagtcaaaagTTAAAGACCTTAAGAAGCAG gaaGCAGCAGCCAAAGCAGATGCAGCACATAACCGCCGTCATTACAGAGCTGCTGTGCTTGAGCTTAGTGAAATCAAGAAAGAGCTACATGCCAAAGAACTGCTTGTCCAAGCCCTTCAGGTTGAAGTGGACAAGCTACA GGTAGAAGATGAAAAACATTCCCAGGAGGTATCACAGTTTCAGCAAGAGCTGGCAGAAGCCAGGTCTCAACTCCAACTTCTGCAGAAAAAGCTGGATGACAAGCTTAGTGAACAGCCTGTAGTAAGCCAAGAG GTGGAAGACCTCAAGTGGGAAgtagaacaaaaagaaagagaaattgaaaCACTTAAGCAGCAGTTGGATATGAGCGAACAGCGCAGCCACAAGGAGTTAGAAGGGGTACAAGTTGTCTTGCAG AATATCAAGACTGAGTTGGAAATGGTGAGGGAAGACCTGTCAATGACTCAGAAGGATAAGTTTATGCTCCAGGCTAAAGTAACTGAACTGAAGAACAGCATGAAGTCACTCCTGCAGCAGAACCAGCAACTGAAGCTGGACCTGAAGCATGGCAAGATGAAGAAG AGGAAGGAACTGAAAGGAGAGAATAACTCTTCAAATCCTGTGACTCCAGTCAAGATTCCTGATTGTCCAGTGCCTGCTGCCTTGCTGGAGGAACTGTTGAAACCATCAACAGCTGTGAGCAAGGAGCCTTTAAAAAATCTGAACAGCTGTCTCCGGCAATTAAA GCAAGAAATGGACAGCCTTCAGCGTCAGATGGAGGAACACACCATTACAGTACATGAATCAATGTCTTCGTGGACTCAGATTGAGGGGCAGCTAATGGACCTTAACCCTACCAGCCCTGCAACTGCATCAGACCAGCAGGAGATTGCTACTGTAgatgaaaagaagcagaattGTAGTGTTAGTGACAAGGAAGCTTTGACACTATAA